In Myripristis murdjan chromosome 9, fMyrMur1.1, whole genome shotgun sequence, the following proteins share a genomic window:
- the LOC115365600 gene encoding interleukin-8-like, producing MKSALIVLLACLLVLCVQGQRQAKIRCKCLDGAINYINPKLITDCQGYDSSPFCPKAELIVVTKHTRKCVNLESPFGKRIFQRCKDRVNGVSPNTPSQPAAVTVTSSAAPTTSKL from the exons ATGAAGTCAGCGCTCATCGTCCTCCTGGCCTGCCTGCTTGTCCTCTGTGTACAAG GGCAAAGGCAAGCTAAAATTAGATGCAAATGTCTGGATGGTGCCATCAATTATATCAACCCAAAACTCATCACGGATTGTCAGGGATACGACTCAAGTCCTTTCTGTCCAAAGGCAGAGCTTAT tGTTGTGACAAAGCATACCAGGAAATGTGTGAATCTAGAGTCCCCATTTGGCAAGCGGATCTTTCAGAGATGTAAGGACAG GGTCAATGGTGTGAGCCCCAACACtcccagccagccagcagcaGTGACCGTGACCTCATCAGCCGCCCCCACAACATCTAAGCTGTAG